One Prolixibacteraceae bacterium DNA segment encodes these proteins:
- the gldN gene encoding gliding motility protein GldN, whose translation MKRYTLIYIIALLLGSSLTVNAQSGLVDHSFKERKPAELPPVREADVIWQKTLWRIIDLRERMNQNLYYPTVSIGDRKSLAYCLLQGIQQGEYLGFKPGDTASEFSEPMTWGEIVSSMTSGFASTMSPDSIPDDYDIQDNIDFSLVKQLMVKESWFFNKQSSRMEVRILAICPILIYPKDIVNPDENLVRKLTFWVEYPDTRNFLCKNMVFNPYNEARTLSFDDVFINRKFSSYIVGESNVYNNRFISQYAKGEDALKEMKRIENEIFNWEQDVWEY comes from the coding sequence ATGAAACGATATACCCTTATTTATATCATTGCATTGCTACTAGGTTCTAGTCTCACGGTGAATGCACAAAGTGGACTTGTAGATCATAGTTTTAAGGAGAGAAAGCCTGCTGAACTACCACCCGTAAGAGAGGCTGATGTTATTTGGCAAAAAACTTTATGGAGGATTATTGACCTAAGAGAGAGAATGAATCAAAATTTATACTATCCAACAGTGTCAATAGGAGATCGTAAAAGTCTTGCATATTGTCTATTACAAGGAATACAACAAGGAGAATACTTGGGGTTTAAACCAGGAGACACAGCAAGTGAATTTAGTGAACCGATGACTTGGGGAGAAATTGTCTCTAGTATGACTTCTGGCTTTGCGAGTACAATGAGTCCTGATAGCATTCCTGATGATTACGATATTCAAGATAATATTGATTTCTCACTAGTTAAGCAACTGATGGTAAAAGAGAGTTGGTTTTTTAATAAACAGAGCTCTCGTATGGAGGTGCGAATACTTGCAATTTGTCCTATTTTGATCTATCCTAAAGATATTGTAAATCCGGATGAGAATCTAGTTCGTAAACTCACTTTTTGGGTAGAGTATCCAGATACAAGAAACTTCTTATGTAAAAATATGGTGTTTAATCCGTATAACGAAGCTAGAACTTTAAGTTTCGATGATGTCTTTATTAATCGCAAATTTAGTAGTTATATTGTAGGAGAGTCGAATGTATACAACAATCGATTTATTTCGCAATATGCGAAAGGAGAGGATGCACTGAAAGAGATGAAACGTATAGAGAACGAAATATTTAATTGGGAGCAAGATGTTTGGGAGTACTAG
- the mutS gene encoding DNA mismatch repair protein MutS gives MAQTKKYVETPLMKQYYTIKAKHPDAILLFRVGDFYETFGEDAIKAASILGITLTKRANGAASFVELAGFPHHSLDLYLPKLVRAGQRVAICEQLEDPKTTKKIVKRGITELVTPGVSIDDNVLNHKENNFLASIFFTKQNIGVAFLDISTGEFLVAEGEKSYIDKLISSFRPKEILFPKDAKNLLSSVGADPFYTYGLDEWIYNYDNSIEKLTKHFHTNNLKGFGIDTLHAGIVSAGAILYYLDLTQHHQIKHISSISRIEEDKYVWLDKFTIHNLELFGSLHEGATTLIKILDQTITPMGARMMRRWVALPLKNVNAINNRLEVVSAMSDQENLRDQIDYELRKISDLERIISKVAVGRINPREVAQLKDALLAIEPIIAYCKASNNQTLQSYADQLNPCTAIRERIEAELVNEPPVLLHKGNVIADGVSDELDELRSIAFSGKDYLKRLQQRESEATGIPSLKIGFNNVFGYYIEVRNTHKDKVPENWIRKQTLVSAERYITEELKEYESKILGAEEKIAALELSLYNKLICALSEYIQAIQLNANVLSCIDCLSSFAKISEKNEYNCPNINDSLIIDIKQGRHPVIEQQLPIGESYIANDILLDNNSQQIMMITGPNMSGKSALLRQTALITLMAQIGCFVPAQKAEIGIVDKIFTRVGASDNISMGESTFMVEMNEAASILNNISQRSLILFDELGRGTSTYDGISIAWSIVEYIHQMKDIKAKTLFATHYHELNEMENDFERIKNYNVSIKESGNQIIFLRKLERGGSNHSFGIHVAKLAGMPKSVVNRANNILEQLESKSGHNHQNKEIKSAQTIAKPEGDYQLSIFQLDDPVLEQIREEIKNTDINNLTPMEALNKLDEIKKISGL, from the coding sequence TTGGCACAAACAAAGAAATACGTAGAGACCCCCTTGATGAAACAATATTATACCATCAAGGCAAAACATCCAGATGCAATATTACTATTCAGAGTAGGAGATTTTTATGAAACATTTGGCGAAGATGCGATCAAAGCTGCTTCGATATTAGGTATCACCCTTACCAAGCGTGCCAATGGCGCAGCTAGTTTTGTAGAACTCGCAGGGTTCCCTCACCATTCTCTTGATCTATATCTTCCGAAACTTGTTCGTGCAGGACAACGAGTCGCAATTTGCGAACAATTGGAAGATCCAAAAACAACAAAGAAAATTGTAAAAAGAGGCATTACCGAACTTGTGACTCCAGGTGTGTCCATTGACGACAATGTACTAAATCATAAAGAGAACAATTTTCTTGCATCAATATTTTTTACCAAACAGAACATTGGTGTTGCTTTCCTAGATATCTCTACAGGAGAATTTCTCGTTGCAGAAGGGGAGAAAAGCTATATCGACAAATTGATTAGCTCCTTTAGGCCCAAAGAGATATTATTTCCAAAAGATGCTAAAAACCTATTGTCTTCAGTAGGTGCCGATCCATTTTACACCTATGGTTTAGACGAATGGATATACAACTATGATAATTCAATAGAAAAGCTCACAAAACATTTTCATACAAATAACCTCAAAGGATTTGGTATCGATACCTTACATGCAGGAATCGTATCGGCTGGAGCAATTCTATATTATCTAGATCTGACCCAACACCACCAAATTAAACATATCTCTTCCATCTCTCGTATCGAAGAAGATAAATATGTATGGCTAGATAAGTTTACAATTCATAACTTAGAACTATTTGGATCACTACACGAAGGAGCCACCACCCTTATTAAAATTCTAGATCAAACAATCACTCCTATGGGAGCTAGAATGATGCGTAGATGGGTTGCACTTCCTTTAAAAAATGTGAATGCGATAAACAACCGATTAGAAGTAGTTTCTGCTATGTCTGATCAAGAAAATCTTCGCGATCAAATAGACTATGAACTACGAAAGATATCCGATCTCGAAAGAATTATCTCTAAAGTAGCCGTAGGGCGTATAAACCCTAGAGAAGTAGCACAATTAAAAGATGCGTTACTTGCCATAGAACCGATTATCGCATACTGTAAAGCCTCTAACAACCAAACACTACAATCCTATGCAGATCAACTAAACCCCTGTACTGCAATTCGCGAACGAATAGAAGCTGAGTTGGTCAACGAACCTCCTGTTCTGCTTCATAAAGGGAATGTTATTGCAGATGGTGTTTCTGATGAATTAGACGAACTAAGAAGTATTGCTTTCTCTGGGAAAGACTACTTAAAACGACTTCAACAGAGAGAGAGCGAAGCGACCGGAATCCCATCTTTGAAAATTGGGTTTAATAATGTCTTTGGGTATTATATAGAGGTACGCAACACCCACAAAGATAAAGTCCCTGAGAACTGGATTAGAAAGCAAACACTCGTAAGTGCGGAGAGGTATATCACAGAAGAGCTGAAAGAGTATGAGTCAAAGATATTAGGTGCAGAAGAAAAGATTGCAGCACTAGAACTCTCTCTTTACAATAAACTAATCTGTGCACTCTCTGAATATATCCAAGCCATTCAACTAAATGCAAATGTTCTTTCTTGTATCGATTGTCTAAGCTCCTTTGCGAAGATCTCTGAGAAAAACGAATACAACTGTCCAAACATCAACGACTCTTTGATTATTGACATCAAACAGGGAAGACATCCCGTGATCGAACAACAACTACCAATTGGAGAAAGCTATATTGCAAATGATATCCTATTGGACAACAACAGCCAACAGATCATGATGATTACTGGCCCAAATATGTCCGGTAAATCTGCGCTGCTTCGTCAAACTGCTTTGATCACATTAATGGCCCAAATAGGTTGTTTCGTTCCAGCTCAAAAAGCAGAGATCGGGATTGTAGATAAAATTTTCACTAGAGTCGGTGCATCTGACAACATCTCTATGGGCGAATCCACATTTATGGTAGAGATGAATGAAGCGGCTAGTATCCTAAATAATATCTCCCAACGGAGCCTAATTCTTTTTGATGAACTAGGGAGAGGTACTAGTACTTATGATGGAATCTCTATTGCGTGGTCTATAGTGGAATATATCCATCAAATGAAAGATATTAAAGCAAAAACACTTTTTGCAACCCACTATCATGAGCTCAATGAAATGGAAAATGATTTCGAAAGAATTAAAAATTATAATGTCTCTATTAAAGAGTCTGGAAATCAAATTATTTTCCTTCGAAAACTCGAAAGAGGTGGATCGAACCATAGCTTTGGTATTCATGTAGCAAAACTTGCAGGAATGCCAAAATCGGTTGTAAACAGGGCTAATAATATCCTAGAACAGCTAGAAAGCAAGTCTGGACACAATCATCAGAACAAAGAAATTAAATCAGCTCAAACCATCGCAAAACCAGAAGGAGACTATCAATTAAGTATTTTCCAATTAGACGATCCAGTGCTCGAACAAATTAGAGAAGAGATCAAAAATACCGATATAAACAACCTAACTCCTATGGAAGCACTAAATAAGCTCGATGAAATCAAAAAAATTTCAGGCCTTTAA
- the nagB gene encoding glucosamine-6-phosphate deaminase, whose amino-acid sequence MKEINQLKQTYQNIETSVYDSKELGSVAVAQRIAQLIRKKATQEKPFVLGLATGATPLGVYAELVRLHKEEGLSFENVVTFNLDEYLPMAPADKNSYVRFMHENLFDHIDIKSENVHIPDGTIGEEEVVDFCREYEAKIASLGGLDLQILGIGRSGHIGFNEPGSGLYSLTRRVKLDAITIKDAAKDFGGVANVPHEAITMGISTILNAKRVVLMAWGESKAPIVKKAIEDEITDLIPATYLQYHSNVRFVLDNDAATELATTDMPWLFGDIEWNDRMIRKAVTWLALQVQKPVLKLTDEDYTKYGMRDLLEKCCNSYNINIKVFNDLQHTITGWPGGKPNADDTNRPAPSEPAKKKIAVFSPHPDDDVISMGGTFIRLASQGHDVNVAYHVSGNIAVADEDVLRYAKFIKMFNGTFGGGDSVAEAKLDKAVEIIKNRKPGDLDSPEALEIKGLLRRLEAINADEFVGVPEEKVTFLDMPFYKTGTVEKKPLSQDDIDVIVNYLQQIKPQQIYAAADLADPHGTHGVCFEALIAALKQLEGEAWLENCVLWGYRGAWAEWNIADVDMAVPLSPCEVDGKIKAIYCHGSQKDNVLFPGEDKREFWERARDRNNATAELYDKLGLAEYEAMEVFAKYDFRK is encoded by the coding sequence ATGAAAGAGATAAACCAACTTAAGCAGACGTATCAGAATATCGAAACTTCGGTATATGATAGCAAAGAATTGGGGTCAGTTGCAGTTGCACAAAGAATTGCACAATTAATTCGTAAGAAAGCGACACAAGAGAAGCCTTTTGTTTTAGGATTGGCTACTGGTGCTACACCACTTGGAGTATATGCTGAGTTGGTTCGTTTGCATAAAGAAGAGGGTTTGAGTTTTGAGAATGTAGTTACTTTCAACCTTGATGAGTATCTACCAATGGCTCCAGCTGATAAGAACAGTTATGTTCGTTTTATGCATGAAAATCTCTTCGATCATATTGATATTAAGTCGGAGAACGTTCACATTCCTGATGGAACAATAGGAGAAGAGGAAGTAGTTGATTTCTGTCGTGAGTACGAAGCGAAGATTGCCTCTTTGGGAGGATTGGATCTTCAGATTCTAGGTATTGGTCGTTCTGGTCACATTGGATTTAATGAACCAGGATCTGGTCTTTACTCATTGACACGTCGAGTAAAACTAGATGCAATTACTATTAAAGATGCTGCGAAAGATTTTGGTGGTGTTGCGAATGTTCCTCATGAGGCTATTACTATGGGGATCAGTACTATCCTTAATGCTAAACGTGTTGTTTTGATGGCTTGGGGAGAAAGCAAAGCTCCTATTGTGAAGAAAGCTATCGAGGATGAGATCACAGATCTAATTCCTGCTACTTACTTACAATACCACTCCAATGTGCGTTTTGTTCTAGATAATGATGCTGCAACTGAATTGGCAACAACAGACATGCCTTGGTTGTTTGGTGATATCGAATGGAACGACCGTATGATTCGTAAGGCAGTAACATGGTTGGCACTACAAGTTCAAAAGCCTGTATTGAAACTTACTGATGAAGATTATACCAAATATGGAATGCGTGATCTTCTTGAGAAGTGTTGCAATTCATATAACATTAACATAAAAGTATTTAACGATCTTCAGCATACTATCACTGGATGGCCAGGAGGAAAGCCAAATGCTGATGATACGAATAGACCAGCTCCTTCGGAGCCAGCAAAAAAGAAAATTGCTGTATTCTCACCTCACCCAGATGATGATGTAATTTCAATGGGAGGAACATTTATTCGTTTGGCTTCTCAAGGTCATGATGTAAATGTAGCTTACCACGTTTCTGGTAATATTGCCGTAGCTGATGAGGATGTATTGCGTTATGCGAAGTTTATCAAGATGTTTAATGGAACTTTCGGTGGAGGAGACTCTGTTGCTGAGGCAAAATTAGACAAAGCGGTTGAGATCATTAAAAATCGTAAGCCAGGAGATCTAGATTCTCCAGAGGCACTAGAAATTAAAGGTCTTCTTCGTCGTCTTGAAGCAATTAACGCAGATGAGTTTGTTGGGGTTCCTGAAGAGAAGGTAACATTCTTGGACATGCCTTTCTACAAAACGGGTACAGTGGAAAAGAAGCCTCTATCTCAGGATGATATTGATGTGATCGTAAACTATCTACAACAGATTAAGCCACAACAAATATATGCTGCTGCCGATCTTGCTGATCCACATGGTACTCATGGTGTTTGTTTCGAAGCCTTGATTGCTGCTTTAAAACAACTTGAAGGAGAAGCTTGGTTAGAAAATTGTGTTCTATGGGGTTACCGTGGAGCATGGGCAGAGTGGAATATTGCAGATGTAGATATGGCTGTTCCATTGAGTCCTTGTGAAGTAGATGGTAAGATTAAAGCAATCTATTGTCACGGTTCACAAAAAGACAACGTTCTATTCCCTGGAGAAGACAAACGTGAGTTCTGGGAAAGAGCACGTGATCGTAACAATGCCACTGCAGAACTTTATGACAAACTAGGCCTTGCTGAGTATGAAGCAATGGAAGTGTTTGCTAAATATGATTTTAGAAAGTAA
- a CDS encoding serine hydrolase has protein sequence MKQLKEQTEKVIMLNMTTDSLYIQGLRIIEKEEVGGVLLKEKSATILKQQIQKIKKRIASPLIIAIKADATTPIVNLDPTLLKRVDNDSLAYYYGSLYGNYLRAIGASMYITPSLVLGSKMSYTIEQNLTAYKSKQIQRDKLFWQGLHHSKIIGIHDLSENYSLSKKNLSTEIKNYREDHHPDSDHLWKGTAYNYNHSGATSKTIQQILKDPVHFSTYCFIDINNLSEIHSNSKIRNISQNSILNGNQMIVLKPQQWKIVDKIAQRLAKHSESSFKLKSTSKNIFELYKWSKTKNTISLSRLNSIKKVYSQNLYEESIVLIKDSNRLVPTNNLGQKHFTCITFEKDSIPHFTQRLKSYTHIEDFHISSNVNYKEVNTFLSQLPKKTQIILGLKGFDHHSVENLKIITRVLDEKNIILVWFGDAKALTNATLLDDDISVVLASGKNTLAQDIVAQSVMGANKINGILSNTLSPIYTQGYGLTRKNSGRLGFSTPEYENINSTQLTAKIDSLAKLGILEKAYPGCQILIAKDNHVIFHQTYGYHTYKKNIEVKKDDIYDWASITKVTGPTIPIMQLYEKHKISLDEPYSTYWQLWKNSNKKDIPLRDILAHQGQLKPYLPLWNSTMDRQGKFKRDVVHRHKSKNYNLKIAPNLYIKNSFKDTVYSEITQSELLDKKKYTYSGLAFFTFPRMIELITKTNYEKYLRDSIYRPLGATTVTYNPYKYFAHNRYVPTENDRFFRKRLIVGYVHDEGAALMGGVSGNAGLFGDIIDCAKIFQMFLNNGKYGDKQFVQPSTIKEFTKQQFPENENRRGLAFDKPLINNSDKSMEECYPAYGCSSDSFGHGGFTGTFAWADPKGKVLFIFFSNRVYPTRKDRILYELNLRPQMQQVIYNLIDSIDYKRELG, from the coding sequence TTGAAACAATTAAAAGAGCAGACAGAAAAGGTTATAATGCTCAATATGACGACAGACTCCCTCTATATACAAGGACTTCGGATTATTGAGAAAGAGGAGGTCGGAGGAGTTCTTTTAAAAGAAAAGTCAGCAACCATTCTAAAGCAACAGATTCAAAAGATAAAAAAGCGAATAGCAAGTCCCCTAATTATTGCGATAAAAGCAGACGCTACAACTCCTATTGTAAATCTTGATCCTACACTATTAAAAAGAGTAGACAACGACTCTTTGGCTTACTATTATGGCTCTCTTTATGGCAACTATCTAAGAGCCATCGGAGCATCCATGTATATCACTCCATCATTAGTATTGGGGAGTAAAATGAGTTATACTATCGAACAGAATCTCACAGCATATAAAAGCAAGCAGATACAGAGAGACAAACTCTTTTGGCAAGGACTACATCACTCTAAAATAATAGGCATCCACGACCTCTCAGAAAACTACTCTCTTTCAAAAAAGAACTTATCCACAGAGATAAAAAATTATAGAGAGGATCATCATCCCGATTCCGACCATTTATGGAAAGGAACAGCCTACAATTACAATCATAGTGGAGCCACATCCAAGACCATACAACAGATACTTAAAGACCCAGTACATTTTAGCACTTACTGTTTTATCGATATAAACAACCTAAGTGAGATTCACTCTAACTCTAAAATTAGGAACATATCTCAAAACTCGATACTCAATGGAAATCAAATGATTGTACTTAAACCTCAACAGTGGAAGATTGTTGACAAAATCGCACAGCGTTTGGCAAAGCACTCGGAGAGCTCTTTTAAGTTAAAATCCACAAGCAAGAATATCTTTGAATTATACAAATGGAGTAAAACAAAAAATACTATTTCATTAAGCAGACTAAACAGCATTAAGAAAGTATATAGTCAAAACCTGTATGAAGAGAGTATCGTTCTTATAAAAGACTCCAACCGCTTGGTTCCTACAAATAATCTTGGTCAAAAACATTTTACTTGTATTACCTTCGAAAAAGATTCGATACCACACTTTACTCAAAGGCTAAAATCATACACTCACATTGAAGACTTCCATATTAGCTCCAATGTGAACTATAAGGAGGTCAATACATTTCTTAGTCAACTACCAAAGAAGACACAAATCATCTTAGGACTTAAAGGATTTGATCATCACAGTGTTGAAAATCTCAAAATCATTACAAGAGTACTAGATGAGAAGAACATCATTTTAGTATGGTTTGGAGACGCAAAAGCTTTAACAAATGCCACGCTACTTGATGATGATATATCTGTAGTATTGGCATCTGGGAAAAATACATTGGCTCAAGATATCGTAGCCCAGTCTGTAATGGGTGCAAATAAAATTAATGGAATCTTATCCAATACACTCTCCCCTATCTATACTCAAGGATATGGACTGACTCGTAAAAACAGTGGAAGACTTGGATTTTCAACTCCTGAATATGAAAATATTAACTCAACACAGTTAACTGCGAAAATAGACTCCTTAGCAAAATTAGGAATTTTAGAAAAAGCATATCCTGGATGTCAGATATTGATTGCAAAAGACAACCATGTGATCTTCCATCAGACCTATGGTTACCACACTTACAAAAAGAATATAGAGGTGAAAAAAGACGATATCTATGATTGGGCTTCCATCACAAAAGTGACTGGACCTACAATTCCAATCATGCAATTATACGAAAAGCATAAGATATCATTAGATGAACCTTACTCTACCTATTGGCAACTATGGAAAAACTCCAATAAAAAAGATATCCCTCTAAGAGATATTTTAGCACATCAAGGGCAACTTAAACCATACCTTCCTCTATGGAATAGCACGATGGATCGACAAGGAAAATTTAAAAGAGATGTGGTTCATCGCCATAAGTCAAAAAATTATAACCTTAAAATAGCTCCCAACCTCTATATTAAAAATAGTTTTAAGGACACTGTCTACTCAGAGATTACCCAATCAGAACTATTAGATAAGAAGAAATACACCTATTCAGGGTTGGCCTTTTTCACCTTCCCTCGTATGATTGAGCTGATAACAAAAACCAATTACGAAAAATATCTCCGTGACTCTATCTATCGACCTCTTGGAGCAACAACAGTTACATACAATCCATATAAGTACTTTGCCCACAACAGGTATGTCCCAACAGAAAATGATCGATTCTTCAGAAAACGCCTTATTGTTGGTTACGTTCATGATGAAGGAGCTGCACTAATGGGAGGGGTCTCTGGAAATGCAGGACTTTTTGGAGATATCATTGATTGTGCAAAAATATTCCAAATGTTTCTCAATAATGGAAAATATGGTGACAAACAATTTGTTCAACCTTCAACCATAAAAGAGTTTACAAAACAACAGTTCCCAGAAAACGAAAATAGACGAGGGCTAGCCTTCGACAAGCCTCTAATCAACAATTCCGATAAAAGCATGGAGGAGTGTTATCCAGCTTATGGCTGTTCTAGCGACAGCTTTGGACACGGAGGTTTTACTGGAACGTTTGCCTGGGCCGATCCTAAAGGAAAAGTACTCTTTATTTTCTTCTCTAATAGGGTCTATCCAACTCGTAAAGATCGTATTCTTTACGAATTGAACTTAAGACCTCAAATGCAACAAGTCATATATAACTTAATAGATTCCATTGATTATAAAAGAGAGCTTGGATAA
- a CDS encoding DUF1343 domain-containing protein: protein MLKQIKSGNKSMIIAFVLCFIVIGASELKADRPIKMGAQSTDIYLDELKGERVGVVVNHTSYVDQVHLVDFLVSKNIKVQKIFAPEHGFRGNHSDGAKVSNSVDPKSGVSIVSLYGKHKKPTDQMMQDIDVCVFDIQDVGCRFYTYISTLFYVMESCAKNDVRLIVLDRPNPNGDYVDGPVLDLKYRSFVGIAPIPIVHGCTIGELAKMYQGEKWISNASKLQMKVVPCQGYDHRMKYVPPIAPSPNLPNYKSIRLYPSLCFFEATTASIGRGTEIPFQVIGYPDSTMGDFTFEPQSIPHVSKYPKHEGEVCYGESFPNDEDYPTFTFKYLYNWSKKFQCTNDFVDRPKWMNLLVGSDLVVNALQKKIPLSQWKEKYSKDLTRYKQVRKKYLLYPE, encoded by the coding sequence ATGTTGAAACAAATAAAAAGTGGTAATAAGTCGATGATAATAGCTTTTGTGTTATGTTTTATAGTGATTGGTGCGTCCGAACTAAAAGCAGATCGACCAATTAAGATGGGAGCGCAGTCTACTGATATCTATCTTGATGAATTAAAAGGGGAGCGTGTCGGAGTGGTCGTCAATCATACATCTTATGTGGATCAAGTTCATCTTGTCGATTTTTTAGTATCTAAAAATATAAAGGTTCAGAAAATATTTGCACCAGAACATGGTTTTAGAGGAAATCATAGTGATGGTGCTAAGGTCTCAAATAGTGTGGATCCAAAAAGTGGTGTGTCGATTGTGTCATTATATGGAAAACATAAGAAGCCAACGGATCAAATGATGCAAGACATAGATGTCTGTGTGTTTGATATTCAAGATGTGGGATGTCGTTTTTATACATATATTTCAACTCTTTTTTATGTGATGGAGTCTTGTGCAAAGAATGATGTACGTTTGATTGTATTAGATCGCCCTAATCCTAATGGGGATTATGTGGATGGGCCTGTGTTAGATCTTAAATATCGCTCTTTTGTTGGAATTGCACCAATACCTATTGTTCATGGATGTACCATAGGAGAGTTGGCAAAGATGTATCAGGGAGAGAAGTGGATATCGAATGCTTCTAAGCTTCAAATGAAGGTGGTGCCATGTCAGGGATACGACCATAGGATGAAGTATGTACCTCCGATTGCCCCATCTCCTAATTTACCAAATTATAAATCGATACGACTTTATCCATCTTTGTGTTTTTTTGAGGCAACCACTGCAAGTATTGGTCGTGGTACTGAAATACCTTTTCAGGTAATAGGTTATCCTGATTCAACAATGGGAGATTTTACTTTTGAGCCTCAATCAATACCCCATGTCTCTAAATATCCGAAGCATGAGGGAGAAGTGTGTTACGGTGAATCTTTCCCTAATGATGAAGACTATCCAACATTTACTTTTAAGTATCTATATAATTGGTCGAAGAAATTTCAGTGTACTAATGACTTTGTCGATCGTCCTAAGTGGATGAATCTGTTGGTTGGTAGTGATCTTGTGGTAAATGCACTACAAAAAAAAATACCACTATCTCAATGGAAAGAGAAATATTCTAAGGATTTAACACGTTATAAGCAGGTACGGAAAAAATATTTATTATATCCTGAATGA